The Magallana gigas chromosome 6, xbMagGiga1.1, whole genome shotgun sequence genome includes the window GCAAGTAGAACATATACTTGTttctttgttgtatttttttttaataattactcactttttctaatgaaaaatgacataacAACCCACAAATCATCTCAAAAATTCATACACCAAAATGCAAATTCAAAGCAAAGCAACACGGACTTCTAAAAAGATAGGATatgggatcaggtgcctaggaggagtaagcatcctctgttTATTGGTCGCACCTGGCGTTCGCTCCTTGTAGCAATTGGGCATGCATCATGATCGAGGTAAATGTCAAAATCGggaaaatatatcataatagtAAAAAAGgagacccatgggccacattgcttacctcagcaacaataggcatgataaattCAGGTTAATGGAGTCATAGTAAAAATATGTGGACAATGTGGTATAgaacatgtagatcctgtataaaaactCATTTCCCCATGATATccttatgtttataattcagTCCCTCTCTAACAGAATGATgttatagtcatatcaaatgttgatcaaaaagataataaacaattgtttataaatgggatataaacctacatcaaactctgaaccccttgtaaGGCCCAAAaatcgtccaggggccaaagtctaaaaATTTTTTATAGAATCAGCAAGATGTTAAAAAGCTTGCATAtagttaaaaacaaatatgataaaatttcgggTCTTGTggataattaaaatgtttttctttgtacaacTGGCTCCTCAATGTGGCCCCATATAATTGGTAATCACTAATCATATTAATGAGCATTGTTCCTTCTCAAAGTAAGTCAAAGACTTCATTCAGTTTGACTTTTCAAAGTTCTTTATTGCACCTAAGCCTTGTTCATCTCTCTACAATGTTCGGTAACTTTTTAATCTAGGGACAATATATTGGCtcgaaatgattttttaaaactgtaacGTCAATGGACGTCTTTCGCAACAAACCGAATGAGTTCATTCATCCAAAGGACACCAACGAGAAGTAAGGATAGGCACATGCGAATTCATGTTACGTACGGCATGAACGTTCATTCGATTGTTTCCTCTTTTGCAAACAAAACCCTCATCTTTAAATGATCAGACTCATTTAATCAATTATTAAATCTCTGAAAAGAGGTTATTTTTACGATTTTATGTGTTTGTTAGTGGCAATCTAAATAAGAAATATGATAAGTTTTAACAAAGGTACCGAGGGTGAAATAAAGTAAACATATACATATGTAGGTAACACGTGGTTGAActctttaaaaccattttattgTGTGGCTGATTTTATGATTCATATTAAGACAGAGATAAGATGGTGTTAAGGCTATCCATCTTTGGAAAATCCTTGCCAGCAGATATTTAGATTTGGAAATTAAACTATAAAAGCTGCATTTTTCTGTTAGTGTGGAATAAAATTTAATAGTGTTAATAATaattacagagtacatgtatatttcctgAATTGACAATACAACCCATGTACCGCTGGGTTATATACCCAAAACTATCTGTATTTCACAAAATGGATTTATGTAATTGTCAAAAGTTTACACAATCTAACGGACCAACATACCTCCATGATGTCTGTTCATTTAATCATCCAAAACAAGGACGGAAATGCAGGCTGAGCTATGTATCATTAAggaagttgataaaaaaaaatagtacgAAACTTGTGCCGCATGTTTATTCCGTCAACAcattaaaatactgaaaatgtGTAATACGATTTGATTCATTAATTAGATTTCCAGGTTATAACATAAATCTCAAATATTTTCTGGTGTGTCTGGTAACAATTGAAGTGTGATTATATTAGAAAATGATGATGTTGGTGTTAGTGTCAGCTGACTGGTTAGTTATTAAATCTTTTGCATATCTAAAATGTCTTAAATTGAGAATTGTAAGGAatttaaatgtttgaaatatgCTCGAAAATTTTTTGTTGTAGTTTTATTTAAACGATATAGGATATAACTGGACGTATGGGACGACACAAATCTTAGAATCTAAGAAAGAGAAACCATCCAAAAACAGATGTTAAATTTTAGCAATTTCAAATGCCACTTTTCTTGCAAATCAACGTACATCagttcaataaaattaaaaatttaaaaatccttttaaaattcattctcaTTTATTTGAGTCACTAAACATTCTTAGGCATTTTTGCGCTTGgtcttgtttgtttgtttgtttgatttttcattcatattgcaatttattttattgttgcCAGAATTAAAACTCAAACAGTTTACTTAACAACACAacacaaaaatatgtatatttaataaagGATACTGATAgaaattcaaggtgtaattgAATGTCTTGAATGACTATTgcttgtaattttaaaatttgttatgattttgtaagaaagaatatatatagaaaggTTCTCCGATAttcagcctcaaagtatttctttttatcataaaatgttATCTGTACTTCAAACGTTTTAAATGAAAAGACATCAAAAGAAAAGATTATTGACGGTATCCACACATTTTACGagcttttttgcaattttgcCTACGATGGATGCAATAGAATATACATGTTGAtatcaaataagaaaaaataccGATTTTGTCGATGAATATGTGGCTTGAACCCTTTTACTTCTGTGTAGTAGGTCTCCGCGTAATCAATTATTCAACCAGTGCGTTGAAAAACTAATATTAACAATAGAAGactaattattttttctatatgaaAGGCAGATTTATGATACGAATAAAAACAATCTGGATAACtaagagttatcgaacattgctgaggatcggagatcgtTAAAAGTGTATTATGCAATGGGTTTATTGTTcatattttcaatgcaattttattttaaacatttttaatcttttagTATGTATTGACCGAAATAATCGAGgtcaaattatttatgttttattgatattaaaacaaagtGTTCTGCTCGAATGTTTAATCAAGAAGAGAAACAATCAGAATAAATGTAGACagatataaacaaaaaagtaataTACGTAATATAAGACTACTATTTCAATATAGTTTTTATGTTTAATCGTTCTAACGCCATCTTCATTCTATAATTTTGAGTTTAAATCTCTCTTTAGTTGATTTTTGTTTCGCAGCTTTGAATGAAGACCCTGTCCTGCTTTCCATCCAAACTTACACCTTGTCATTTGGATTTTGTCACCATATTTCAGTTCTGTTCTTGAATTTAAGGTTGATCTGTAGCCACTTGGATGGAACTACTCTCAAACAAAGATAAGCATTTTCATGTTCATTCTATTAAACActttgaaatacaaataatcGGAAGATTACAAATTGCTTTTCTTCCAATCTGACACcttgtcatttgaatttttacagcGTATTTCGGTTCTTTCCTTGGATTCAATGTTGATCTGTATGGATTTTGATGCTACTATtctaaaactaaataaataaaagtccaTCATATTTTAAGCTGAATTTTGTCtcgattttataaatattttgacagATCATGTCTTACCTTTGCTCCTGATAATGTATCACAACAGACGCCTTGGGACGTTTGTGAAGGCTATGATTGATTTGACTATTAACATAATCTGGATATTCTACCCAAACGCCATTGCAGTTAAGCCATTGCCAGCGACAATTTATGTCATCCGTTATTTGTTCTGAATGATGAACATTTTGTACATTGTTATTTGAGACATTTTCTTCCATGGCCCCATGAAAACAATCGTAAACTGCGTCTGAATTATAATTTTGAGGATATGACGTCTCATTACCATCAGAAAGTTGGCTTCCAAagaaactttcttctaaaaagaCATTATTAAATTCATTGGGAACATCAAAACTTTCTGCATTTTTAAAAgcgttgatattttcattttcagttttaCAGTCGGTTCTCGAGTCAGATTTCCAAAAGTTGGGATTTCTCTTTGCTATGCAGACATGTGGCTGTTCACTAGCACAGTCTGTCTGTATGTCGTTATCATCAGTAACGATTAAATTGCTTTTTTGAATTTCATCGGCGAGAATATGTCTTTTGTCACCCGAGATAAATCTCTTCCGTATACCTGATTTATCCAAGAATGCTGTGTCCGGTGAATGGGTTTTGAATGTTTCTAGTTTTTTGGAATCTGAGGATACTTGCGAGTCTTTGGTGGATACTATGACTTCTTTTGTTTCATATTCACTTTTTGTCGTGTCATCTTTGTTGAACATCCCTATTAGTGAATGAGCACTTATGGGTCATAcacaattgaattaaattgataatttcTTATTGATTTTATGTAATGCATTGGAAGGGATACTTTTAACGATGTATTTGCAAATGTGTAAAAAGAGCTCAACCAGATTAACAagacaaaaaaatcaagatgaTAATCTATCTCTACCAACCCTTTAAATCATTACATCTCTTTTTATCAGAATTGAAACACTGCGCCCCTTTCTGTTGTTCTCTTACAGCTTGTATCACTTCTGGAGAAAAAGGATCACTACAATACAAATTCCATTAACTCGTTAGTTGACATTGGTGCCAAAGCTGCTTTCAGGAAAACAACATTCATATCAAAAcagaatgtaaacaattaaattgccATACCAAACTTCAATGTCAAATTTTCCTTCGTATCCAAATCTGTAATTGCTGTTTCTGCCGCTAGGCCAACGTACCTGCACAATACAACAAAATGGTAAACGTTAAAgaagatgcaaaaaaaaaaatctgcgtTGGTCATTTTTAATAAAGTCAAATAAAATACCATGcgctttttataaatatttgatcgATCTATGTCTGTGAATTCTTAATTGCAATTCAGATATGAAAAAAGCGAAGGTTTTTGTCATTCAACTACCTCTTGGCTAAACTTTGCATATTGATGATATTCTCTTTTAACTCTTTGTCCCCATTTTCGATTTACAAGTTGCAGTTGTTTTGCGTAGCtattcattttcatgaaataaattgttttatcattctttaaattatacatatttatgccccctccccttcgaagaagggagggcatattgctttgctgatgtctgtctgtctgtctgtcggtcagTATATTGGTTGGTCGGTCAACCAATggtttccgttcattttttGCAGAGGTTTCTAGTATTGagatgaaatttagtatacaaatttattataataatatctaggtcaagtacGATTTTGAGTACAATCAAGCAAtattcgacagagttatgcccctttgacTGAACCAAATTTGTATTTCAGTTCAATTTAAtgccattttgaattttatcaatACGAGAGCATATTTCTGCTCCTGTTAACAAGAAaagacattttgaaaaattgaatgtcaaatcattaaaaaatacatcataacatcttttgatatatatattcaaCTATTGAAACAATTAAGCGAGGGAAATAAGAAAGAGGAATCCATTTTAACCTTTATAATTTGATGGCAACGGAACTGCAATAAAGAACTTGCGAAGAATTTGAAATAACTAAAATCTTATGTAAACCTTTTTTTAATTGCGCATTTATCCAGACCTGTGAAAAATTAATATGGTTACTGCAACAATGATAGAGTAAGTAAATGTATGATAAGTTAATTTTAGTCGTTAACAACAGTCTAAAGCATAGTTTTCATTGCTTATTTAATTTTAGGACATCCCCTCTTCACACAAACACACGTAAATATATTTTACCCCAAATAAGGAAAGAtggtcaatatatatatatatatatatatatatatatatatatatatatatatatatatatatatatatatatatatacaccgtAAATCTGGAAATGTTTACATCGATTAAATTTTTGCGAATCCGAGTCGTGAAgctatagattaatttttacattttttaaaattttttagcgAATTGTTGTCGGCGCTGAAACTAAAAAGCACCCAAATATTAAATGCCACACATATTTGACATGCACAATGATAGCTAACCTTTGGATATCATATATTCGCCGCCTCTAATTTTGTCTCGAATCGTATATGTTTACCATTTTCTTATAGTATCATGTGAGAGTTGATCTCTGCAATTTACATCTTGTTCAAATTACCGATATATACAATAACAGAAGCAAATGCAACAAAACTACCTAAAATAGTATCTTGATACGTATTTATAACGAGATAACTATCCCAATTAGCAGTTTACACCTTCATATGCAACTGTTTTTGTACACTACACAATTTTTGGAGGGTCACATGTCAAACACAGGTTATGCTTTCCAGTCTCGAGCGGGCGAGAATGAGAGGAAAATGGCAGAATTCAGCTAGcaattcaaaataatgttcaaatttgCATATTCCGTAATAAGGCTGACAGTCAATCAAAGATACAGTTTTGAGTGAAGTCCTTCTCCACAAATTGGTTATAGCTAGGGGGTAATTACCTGATTATAAAACAGGTTTTAAAATGACTACAACTTACGGACACctgttcatatacatgtagtgaggAGAAGAGCttagatttacttttttttattgttgattaATTTctaggaaaaataattttgcgaATGCAAATCACGCGCAAATTTGCTAAAAATTTATCTGCGGtaaaaatttacagatttacggtatatttgttttatagCTTTCAATTATCAGAACTCTAAACTAAATAACTAATTATTGAATTATTGTAGTAGTTCAATTTACTATGacttaatctttttaatttaaataagtcGCCGGTGTAAAGTTGTCACATATGATATGTTGCAAAAATGGCTAATTTTAGcgtcaaaataaatatgcattttttttattttgacattgtGGAATTCGACTTTGATAAATGGAAGTGGTTAAGTCGTCCAAAATAAGTCAAAAAAGCTTCACTTAAAATTGTTGTTGTATTTATATTGTTAAACTTTGAGGCAATTACATCTGACATAATGAGAATATATGATGTTCTAATATTCAACTCGAGGCGGTTATTAATACGTTTCCGTAGGATCCTACAGAtgagcaaaaaaataaaactactgAGTATGTAGAATGTagaaaattgcttttttaacaCACACGTTGCATATTAATATACTGTTTTCAAATGTCGATATAGATAAGTTGCAATTCGATATGAATAAAATGCATATTCACatgaatatattgtatatatgggGACATAAATAAAGctgtattttgatatatattttttgcttgtcaatttAGGTAAGTCgcatgtttacatatttaccctgcatgtcaacataacttaCAAGCTGACATAAATGAGTTGCATTTAGCATGTGTGAAGTCACATGTAGTCAAtatttaatagtttttgaaaattatctgaACTTTTATTGAACCGAAACtttgcatgttgacatattcAAGTCgcttttaaacattaattgttATGTTTAAGAAATAGCTTTTTATTGAAACTATTTACAATGATATGGATATGATtagtgtaaaatataaaataaaaaccttgAAACGACAAAATCATGTGACATTATTTCAGGAAGGTGAATAATTCTAGGGCATAGCTCACGTAAACAGTTGCATCATCCTTTACTCTGTAAATCGTCCCAATTGATCCCACTCCGCCATCTTGATCATCCCATTTCCAGTGTGGACctgaaaaattatagcattaaaacatttcttaaaatctatttcatattttaaaataaactataaTAAACTATCTGATCATAAATGTTGAACACTTACCTCGCTTTACTAAACAACCAACAGCTGCGAATCCATCATCAGGGATTCTAGGTTCATCACAAACAACAACATTGTATAGACCTCCACATCCAATACTATATGGAAAACGAAGCCCAGTGTCCCATTCAACATGCACTGTTCCAGCTacccagtaaaatatatttgaatggtTTTTTATACATAAGTCGATAATCAATACAATGGCATACATATCTCTTATGAGTTTTGAACAGCTACCTAAATCTCCGTGTCCAACAATTGTTCCGGCTCCCTCGCTATCCTGGTTTGCAAACGTCCAGTGGGGACCACGTCGTACTCTTGTACCAAGCTTAGGGATAGTGGCAAACTTTTCCTGATGGTATTCATCAGCTGGATCTTCAGTAACCCTTTCTTGAGTCGCAATGATATTTGTTCTTTGGCTCAATAACTCATGTATTGTATCCTTGAAGTACGAATGTCCATATAATACATGTTGTAACATCATTTAAATgggtatggtcacgatttttgtcaaattttatgcTTTATGCTAATGCTTTAGTACAATATTTCAAGCATGACTCGAGTTTTGTCTACACAATACATAATTGCGAGCTCTATATCTCACATATAACTCGAGGCCtggtattcaaattttaattgatcattagaaatgccttactggAGCATTGTATACATTGAACCAAAGTTTAAAGTGCTAAACCAGTATAATGAATTAACTATTTGAAATAAGCACATTAATGTCTTGCCGTCGGGCTGACTGATTTCCACTTAACTTTCAAAGAGTTAAGAACGATGCATTGACTTTAAGTTGTGATCTGACACCTTGAAGTCAGCTAAAACACACAAATGgttaaattttgcaattaacttttggatcaatttttttttaaagttgccgatgaaaatgaaatctcacttatgaaagagaaaatatcaatataacGTTTTCTTCAGATTACTTAATATTCaaaagatagttttatttatttgatgtgAGCATAATCACATGAATGTAATTGGAAATACTGttaagttcaagatatttttgcaacttaattttatcctaaatttccactttgttatacattttatccatgctaaggggaaataactctttttcggacttttctctcagttgcatgtctaaatgctataattatTCTAATTCCaacaacaaatttcaaaatgtgtTTGTACTTTTAGTTTGTTAACAcagttgacaataaaattaaaaaatataaacaagtttCTGCCAATACAGATTTTACTTCTAACAAAAAGTACGGTTTtctgatgctaaaatatgctctagttcatgtttatctgacacctcaaaaagtgtgatgacatgtatatttttctaatatttgATGACACCGAAGCCTATTAAGTTGAaatcagttttgttttttaacttatatctgagaattttacgagtaagGAGTTaccttaatttaaaatttatatagttttaaatGTGAAATACTTCGTCAGTTTTTACACTTCTATCATATTAAAGGaattacatcatttaaaaagagtattataatcaaatacatgtatcatttatattactatgaaatatttgacaaaaaatattttatcaaaatctttTGAAACCAGGAGAGGTTACAACTACGCTAGAAATACATCTGGTCTAAACAAACGCACCAAATCTTCCTCTTCGTATGTTGGCCATGACATCACGGAGGTAACCACTGTTCGTAAGACTTCTCTGTCGACTGTGGTCTGGTCTGTCATTCTATAAGCAATGTCTGCTCCTCTctttatgaatataaatttgtaaatgaatgGAAACTTATCATTGTAGCTCTAATTAAGAATTTAAGACAGAATGGCATCTGAATCAAATTACATAATGAAGCGTATTTTTTCCAAACCATCTCGCTTTGTTAATCTCCAAAACTTGGCCACCTTTAGATTGCTTTGAAATTTCGTGTAGTAAATcctaaaatgtaaattatttaaaaatgacgcAGTAGTAATAAGACAAAATAAATAGTATAATAGAATGTATTACaattacaattaaaatgaaaggaatgaaaacaattcaaaaatagtCTTTTCTGTTATCTAAATCCAACATCTAGCGTTCGAGTTTTGTATCAGAATGAAATCAACATTTATTTGAACGGAAGACTAGAAATTAACTCTAATGTATACACTACGTAATGCAacgtcaatattaaaaaatgaaatatattttatcagaTTTTAGTTTAAGATGTTTATGATctgtaaataaattgataaaaactgtttccCCATTGGCTTGTACTATTAGTCATTCACGACATGGGATtgtgaataaaaagaaaaatgaaaattaaaagaagtCTTCTTCTTAATTTTAAACCGATTTTATGCTACCCTATCCCAGAAATTGGAAACAACTCCGTATATCTGTGTTTTTTTTGCGTGTCACAAAACTTGCAAAAATGAGGGAAACATGTATCGTTTTTATTTGCCTTTGTCATTTTTTCGCAGATGAAAACGTTTCTTATAGCATAAAATACCGGATATACTTTCTGCGTATTGAATATTTTGAGAGGTAAAAGTGATTGATTATCTGATAAATATCAGAGAAGTGTGGAATGTAAAGTATATTGACATCTAATTTATCTTACTTGCTCTGTTATTTGAACACTCTCCTCcatataaaaaaatcagtaacatattttgtaaatatgtacTCAATATACGTACGTAATTAGGATTATCGCCGACCGGAAAACAGAATATTGGGTGATTACTCCCGATATCATTTGTTACTGAAAACAATGACCTTAAaatctgttaaaaataaaaaaaatatatggaatCATACTATATTCTGAACAGTCGCCTATCTATaagtaaaactttaaagataCAATGCCCTTGCAATTATAAACCCTTAAGCGATATGGCATCTTTCATCAAAGAAAGATCTGGGTTAGATTTTACTCCCTAATTTACCAAGCCTAAAATTTCATTACGGGCCGccagaaggcggtccgttatttgatatacatttaaatattgtcactgcgtttctgcgggataggttttttttccagaatttATATATGCCTTTCTTTATGAactaaaagtaaatttgcatatagaaatatgtttcatgccttttaaaaaagaatacattttttttacacgtAAATGTAAAGTAGGTCATAGACTGTCATGTTAgacacgttttttttttcatctatttggaaaatttcggagttttccATTcgtttcaaaacaatgtatcggTATaagggacatactaaagacctgaaatactaaagacctaaATAACATGAACTTTTTTTATAgacaatatatttaatttttttatgttctgCGTCAAACAAAATAGGACAAAAATATCCggcatattttttaattctaaaattgtgCAGATTCTACTgaatgacaatgacaatgaactttattctcaataaactgtgtttacagtgtagagaagatatatacaaaaattacaTTGTGAAGAAggatcagtacatgtacattaaccaagagagctaactctctcaataattgtatttataaatttacaaatcttgataagttgttttttgtttgatacattaaacaatgcttcaaattttaaaacatttgggtttgatatataatattttggtaaatacaTGTTTCTAGCATCAGTTATACAAAGGTCAGATCAATTAAACAAATAGTGGAATTCATCTCCAATTTCATTACAAGTACATAATTTGCAAGTTCTATTCTCTCTTGGAATATTGAACCATCTTCCTGTCTCAATAGGTAGTTTTGAGTTACCAGTTCTAAAAATACAGTATTTCTTCCATAGTTTTGTTggcaaattcaaaaaatattcctcAAAAgctaatgatttttt containing:
- the LOC105337133 gene encoding uncharacterized protein, whose translation is MQGISEDALELMWRTQARIDAKKHKSMRYKRGTGSCVLFILDFSGSMRGSGIISLKQGVFDILDEFSDHSELGENVAILIFGEETKFIHYYSNHYAEIKQSLENIEPCGPSPLTAGFLLSLGGLYEGSSHVQKVGDFLLTARVVLFTDGRLTDFSNEDAKENEAEQHLSQSILRSLFSVTNDIGSNHPIFCFPVGDNPNYDLLHEISKQSKGGQVLEINKARWFGKNTLHYRGADIAYRMTDQTTVDREVLRTVVTSVMSWPTYEEEDLDTIHELLSQRTNIIATQERVTEDPADEYHQEKFATIPKLGTRVRRGPHWTFANQDSEGAGTIVGHGDLAGTVHVEWDTGLRFPYSIGCGGLYNVVVCDEPRIPDDGFAAVGCLVKRGPHWKWDDQDGGVGSIGTIYRVKDDATVYVRWPSGRNSNYRFGYEGKFDIEVCDPFSPEVIQAVREQQKGAQCFNSDKKRCNDLKGMFNKDDTTKSEYETKEVIVSTKDSQVSSDSKKLETFKTHSPDTAFLDKSGIRKRFISGDKRHILADEIQKSNLIVTDDNDIQTDCASEQPHVCIAKRNPNFWKSDSRTDCKTENENINAFKNAESFDVPNEFNNVFLEESFFGSQLSDGNETSYPQNYNSDAVYDCFHGAMEENVSNNNVQNVHHSEQITDDINCRWQWLNCNGVWVEYPDYVNSQINHSLHKRPKASVVIHYQEQSFRIVASKSIQINIESKERTEIRCKNSNDKVSDWKKSNL